GGCGGGGGAGCGGGAGCGGGGACCGGCTGCGGCTGGGTCATCGGGGCGTCAGGGCTCGATGGTCACCGACTGGATCACGACGTCCTCGACCGGCCGGTCGCCCGGGCGGGTGCGGGTGGTCGCGATCGCGTCGACGACGGCGCGGGACTCGTCGTCCGCCACCTTGCCGAAGATCGTGTGCTTGCCGTTGAGGTGCGGCGTCGCGGTCACGGTGATGAAGAACTGCGAGCCGTTCGTGCCGCCGACCTGGCCGGTGACCGGGTCGCGGCGCAGGCCCGCGTTCGCCATGGCCAGCAGGTACGGCTCGGAGAACCGCAGCTCGGGGTGGATCTCGTCGTCGAACGTGTACCCCGGGCCGCCGGTGCCGCGCCCGAGCGGGTCGCCGCCCTGGATCATGAAGCCGTCGATGACACGGTGGAAGACGACGCCGTCGTACAGCGGCGTGCCGGTGCGGGGCTCGCCGGTCGCGGGGTCGGTCCACTCCTTCTCACCGGTGGCGAGGCCGCGGAAGTTCTCCACGGTCCGCGGGGCGTGGTTCGGGAAGAGCTCCAGGCGGATGTCGCCACGGTTCGTGTGCAGGGTCGCGTGCATGCCCGTCATCCTGTCACGCCGGGCCGTGGGGCGACCCCGTGAGGGTCCCGTGTTCACGGGCGACGAACACAGCCCTGCCACCTGCGCGAAGAGCCCGACGGTGGCAGAGTGGGACGTCAACGGACCACCCCTGAGGGAGAGTGTGGACATGGCCTTCCTGACTCGACGGAGCAAGCTCGAGACCGTCACCGACCACCTGACCTCCGAGCGCCTCAAGGACCAGGCCGCCGACGTGGGCGCAGCCCTCGCGGACGCCGGGAGCAAGGCCGCCGACGGCGCCGGCAAGCTGGCCGCCACCGCGAAGGTGCAGGCAGCCGAGGCAGCGGTCGCCGCGAAGGGCGCCGCCGGGCACGCCGTCGAGTGGACGCAGCCGCGCGTCGAGGCCGCGATCGAGTGGCTGATCCCGCGGATCGACCACCTGTACAAGGAGAGCGTCAAGGCCGCGGCCCCGCGCGTCGAGAAGGCCGCGGTGAAGGCCGGCCCGGTCATCGACACCGCGCACGACAAGCTCGTCGACGAGCTGCTGCCCAAGCTCGTCGCGGCCGTGAACGAGGCCGCCGAGCGCGCCGGTTCCGCGGTCGAGCACGTCGCCGACAAGGGCGCGGACGCCTCCAAGGCCCGTGCCGCCGCCGCGGCCGCGGCCGTCGCCGCCGCGGCGAAGCAGTCCCAGAAGAAGAAGCACACGGGCGCCAAGCGGTTCTTCCTGGTCGCGGCCCTGGCCGGTGCGGGCGCCGCGGCGTTCGCCTGGACCCGCTCGCGGACGACCACGGACCCGTGGGCCGAGCCGTGGGAGCCGGAGGCCCCGGCGGCCGACCAGCTCCGCGCCCGTGCCGGTGACGCCGCCGAGGCCGTCGGCGAGGCGGCCGGCGAGGCCGTCGCCCGGGGCCGCGAGGCGACCAAGAAGGCCGCCGAGAAGGTCGCCGAGGTCCGCGACGACGTCGAGGAGCGCGTCGCCGACGCGACCGAGAAGGTCAGCGAGGCGACCAAGAAGGCGACGCAGCGCCGTGCAGCGCCGAAGAAGCCCGACGCCGCGGCGGAGGCCGAGAAGCCGGAGGCCTGAGCCTCCCGGCGCGCGCCGCAGCACGACCCGGACGGCCCGGCACCGCGCAGGTGCCGGGCCGTCGCGCGTCCGGGACCGGGGGACTCAGGTCCTGCTGATACCCCCTGGGGTATCGGTACGGTCGGAGTCGCACACCGGGCAGAAGGAGTGGGTCATGAAGATCGTCGTCGTCGGGGGCGTCGCCGCGGGCGCCTCGGTGGCCGCGCGGGCACGCCGCCTCGACGAGCACGCCGAGATCGTCGTGCTCGAGCGCGGGCGCCACGTGTCGTTCGCGAACTGCGGGCTGCCGTACCACGTCGGCGAGGTCATCGCGGAGCGCGAGCGGCTGCTGCTGCAGACCCCGGCGTCCCTCCGGGAGAGCCTCGACATCGACGTCCGCGTCGCCCAGGAGGTCCTCGCCATCGACCCCGCGGCCCGGCGTGTGCGCGTACTGGACCGCGACACCGGCCGCGAGTACACCGAGGACTACGACGCCCTCGCGCTGTGCCCCGGGGCCGATCCGGTCCGGCCGGCGCTGCCCGGGGCCGACCTCCCCGAGGTGATGGTGCTGCGCCGGGTCGGCGACATGGACCGCATCAAGGCGCGGGTCGACGAGGCGCTGGCGGCGCACGGTCGCGGCGAGCGCGGGCCCGTCCGCGCCGTCGTCGTCGGCGCCGGGTACATCGGGCTCGAGACCGCCGAGAACCTGCACCACCGAGGCGTCCGCGTCGCGGTGGTCGAGACGGCGGACCAGATCCTCCCGCCGGTCGACCGGGAGATCG
This is a stretch of genomic DNA from Cellulomonas sp. ES6. It encodes these proteins:
- a CDS encoding peptidylprolyl isomerase; the encoded protein is MHATLHTNRGDIRLELFPNHAPRTVENFRGLATGEKEWTDPATGEPRTGTPLYDGVVFHRVIDGFMIQGGDPLGRGTGGPGYTFDDEIHPELRFSEPYLLAMANAGLRRDPVTGQVGGTNGSQFFITVTATPHLNGKHTIFGKVADDESRAVVDAIATTRTRPGDRPVEDVVIQSVTIEP